From Hippoglossus stenolepis isolate QCI-W04-F060 chromosome 19, HSTE1.2, whole genome shotgun sequence, the proteins below share one genomic window:
- the ptbp2a gene encoding polypyrimidine tract-binding protein 2 isoform X1: protein MDGISDVAVGVKRGSDELSMYNSPNSGMSSSSDGASNGSDSKKLRVEEAPPSRVLHIRKLPNEASETEVIALGLPFGKVTNILTLKGKNQAFLEMGTEEAAITMINYYTTVTPHIRNIPIFIQYSNHKELKTDAGNQRTQAVLQAVSAVQSGGSPSSDVQDALAAASSPVLRIIIDNMFYPVTLDVLQQIFSKFGTVMKIITFTKNNQFQALLQFSDPVNAQQAKLALDGQNIYNSCCTLRIDFSKLVNLNVKYNNDKSRDYTRPELPAGDGQPSLDSTVAAAFSKDSNSLLGKIPGALSPLSAAAAAAAAAGRVALAGQTGSSGVLLVSNLNEEMVTPQSLFTLFGVYGDVQRVKILYNKKDSALIQMSDANQAQLAMSHLNGQKVYGKIIRVTLSKHQTVALPRDGLDDQGLTKDFANSPLHRFKKPGSKNFQNIFPPSATLHLSNIPQDVTEDDLRLLFSNAGGTVKAFKFFQDRKMALIQMSTVEEAIQALIDLHNYNMGGNQHLRVSFSKSTI from the exons AGAGGATCAGATGAGCTGAGTATGTACAACAGTCCCAACTCTGGCATGAGCAGTAGCAGTG ATGGGGCTTCCAATGGCAGTGACAGTAAAAAGCTCAGGGTGGAGGAGGCCCCTCCGTCTCGTGTGCTCCACATCAGGAAGCTGCCCAACGAGGCCTCGGAGACAGAAGTCATCGCCCTTGGCTTGCCTTTTGGCAAAGTCACCAACATCCTCACACTAAAGGGAAAGAACCAG GCATTCTTGGAGATGGGGACAGAGGAGGCAGCCATCACTATGATTAACTACTACACCACAGTAACTCCTCATATCCGCAATATCCCCATCTTCATTCAGTACTCCAATCACAAGGAACTCAAAACCGATGCTGGAAATCAg CGGACCCAGGCAGTGCTGCAGGCAGTGTCAGCAGTCCAGTCGGGTGGCTCACCAAGCTCAGACGTTCAGGATGCCCTCGCAGCAGCCTCCAGTCCCGTGCTGCGCATCATCATCGACAACATGTTCTACCCAGTAACCCTGGATGTGCTGCAACAG ATTTTCTCCAAGTTTGGCACAGTTATGAAGATAATCACATTTACCAAGAACAATCAGTTCCAGGCCCTTCTACAGTTCAGTGATCCTGTTAACGCACAGCAAGCAAAACTG GCATTGGATGGTCAGAACATATACAACTCGTGCTGCACACTGCGTATCGACTTCTCCAAGTTGGTGAACCTAAATGTCAAGTACAACAATGATAAGAGTCGTGACTACACACGACCTGAGCTTCCCGCTGGGGACGGACAGCCCAGCCTCGACTCCACGGTGGCCGCTGCGTTCAGTAAAGATTCCAATTCTCTCCTCGGTAAGATCCCAG GAGCCCTGAGCCCTCTGAGCGCTGcagcggcggctgctgctgctgcagggagggTGGCCCTGGCTGGACAGACAGGGTCCAGCGGGGTCCTGCTGGTCAGCAACCTCAACGAGGAG ATGGTTACGCCCCAAAGTCTGTTTACCCTCTTCG GAGTGTATGGTGATGTCCAGAGGGTAAAAATACTCTACAATAAGAAGGACAGCGCTCTCATTCAGATGTCAGACGCCAACCAGGCCCAGCTAG CAATGAGCCACCTGAACGGGCAAAAGGTGTATGGGAAGATCATCCGAGTGACCCTGTCCAAGCATCAGACGGTGGCGCTGCCCCGTGATGGCCTGGATGACCAGGGCCTGACGAAGGACTTTGCCAATTCTCCACTCCATCGCTTTAAGAAACCGGGATCCAAAAACTTCCAGAACATCTTTCCGCCCTCTGCCACCCTCCACCTCTCCAACATCCC ACAAGATGTGACGGAGGACGACCTGCGACTGCTCTTCTCCAACGCTGGAGGCACTGTGAAAGCATTCAAGTTTTTCCA GGATCGTAAAATGGCTTTGATTCAGATGTCAACAGTGGAGGAGGCCATCCAGGCTTTGATTGACCTTCACAACTACAACATGGGAGGCAACCAGCACCTGAGAGTGTCCTTCTCCAAATCCACCATTTGA
- the ptbp2a gene encoding polypyrimidine tract-binding protein 2 isoform X3, whose product MDGISDVAVGVKRGSDELNGASNGSDSKKLRVEEAPPSRVLHIRKLPNEASETEVIALGLPFGKVTNILTLKGKNQAFLEMGTEEAAITMINYYTTVTPHIRNIPIFIQYSNHKELKTDAGNQRTQAVLQAVSAVQSGGSPSSDVQDALAAASSPVLRIIIDNMFYPVTLDVLQQIFSKFGTVMKIITFTKNNQFQALLQFSDPVNAQQAKLALDGQNIYNSCCTLRIDFSKLVNLNVKYNNDKSRDYTRPELPAGDGQPSLDSTVAAAFSKDSNSLLGKIPGALSPLSAAAAAAAAAGRVALAGQTGSSGVLLVSNLNEEMVTPQSLFTLFGVYGDVQRVKILYNKKDSALIQMSDANQAQLAMSHLNGQKVYGKIIRVTLSKHQTVALPRDGLDDQGLTKDFANSPLHRFKKPGSKNFQNIFPPSATLHLSNIPQDVTEDDLRLLFSNAGGTVKAFKFFQDRKMALIQMSTVEEAIQALIDLHNYNMGGNQHLRVSFSKSTI is encoded by the exons AGAGGATCAGATGAGCTGA ATGGGGCTTCCAATGGCAGTGACAGTAAAAAGCTCAGGGTGGAGGAGGCCCCTCCGTCTCGTGTGCTCCACATCAGGAAGCTGCCCAACGAGGCCTCGGAGACAGAAGTCATCGCCCTTGGCTTGCCTTTTGGCAAAGTCACCAACATCCTCACACTAAAGGGAAAGAACCAG GCATTCTTGGAGATGGGGACAGAGGAGGCAGCCATCACTATGATTAACTACTACACCACAGTAACTCCTCATATCCGCAATATCCCCATCTTCATTCAGTACTCCAATCACAAGGAACTCAAAACCGATGCTGGAAATCAg CGGACCCAGGCAGTGCTGCAGGCAGTGTCAGCAGTCCAGTCGGGTGGCTCACCAAGCTCAGACGTTCAGGATGCCCTCGCAGCAGCCTCCAGTCCCGTGCTGCGCATCATCATCGACAACATGTTCTACCCAGTAACCCTGGATGTGCTGCAACAG ATTTTCTCCAAGTTTGGCACAGTTATGAAGATAATCACATTTACCAAGAACAATCAGTTCCAGGCCCTTCTACAGTTCAGTGATCCTGTTAACGCACAGCAAGCAAAACTG GCATTGGATGGTCAGAACATATACAACTCGTGCTGCACACTGCGTATCGACTTCTCCAAGTTGGTGAACCTAAATGTCAAGTACAACAATGATAAGAGTCGTGACTACACACGACCTGAGCTTCCCGCTGGGGACGGACAGCCCAGCCTCGACTCCACGGTGGCCGCTGCGTTCAGTAAAGATTCCAATTCTCTCCTCGGTAAGATCCCAG GAGCCCTGAGCCCTCTGAGCGCTGcagcggcggctgctgctgctgcagggagggTGGCCCTGGCTGGACAGACAGGGTCCAGCGGGGTCCTGCTGGTCAGCAACCTCAACGAGGAG ATGGTTACGCCCCAAAGTCTGTTTACCCTCTTCG GAGTGTATGGTGATGTCCAGAGGGTAAAAATACTCTACAATAAGAAGGACAGCGCTCTCATTCAGATGTCAGACGCCAACCAGGCCCAGCTAG CAATGAGCCACCTGAACGGGCAAAAGGTGTATGGGAAGATCATCCGAGTGACCCTGTCCAAGCATCAGACGGTGGCGCTGCCCCGTGATGGCCTGGATGACCAGGGCCTGACGAAGGACTTTGCCAATTCTCCACTCCATCGCTTTAAGAAACCGGGATCCAAAAACTTCCAGAACATCTTTCCGCCCTCTGCCACCCTCCACCTCTCCAACATCCC ACAAGATGTGACGGAGGACGACCTGCGACTGCTCTTCTCCAACGCTGGAGGCACTGTGAAAGCATTCAAGTTTTTCCA GGATCGTAAAATGGCTTTGATTCAGATGTCAACAGTGGAGGAGGCCATCCAGGCTTTGATTGACCTTCACAACTACAACATGGGAGGCAACCAGCACCTGAGAGTGTCCTTCTCCAAATCCACCATTTGA
- the ptbp2a gene encoding polypyrimidine tract-binding protein 2 isoform X2, protein MDGISDVAVGVKRGSDELSMYNSPNSGMSSSSDGASNGSDSKKLRVEEAPPSRVLHIRKLPNEASETEVIALGLPFGKVTNILTLKGKNQAFLEMGTEEAAITMINYYTTVTPHIRNIPIFIQYSNHKELKTDAGNQRTQAVLQAVSAVQSGGSPSSDVQDALAAASSPVLRIIIDNMFYPVTLDVLQQIFSKFGTVMKIITFTKNNQFQALLQFSDPVNAQQAKLALDGQNIYNSCCTLRIDFSKLVNLNVKYNNDKSRDYTRPELPAGDGQPSLDSTVAAAFSKDSNSLLGALSPLSAAAAAAAAAGRVALAGQTGSSGVLLVSNLNEEMVTPQSLFTLFGVYGDVQRVKILYNKKDSALIQMSDANQAQLAMSHLNGQKVYGKIIRVTLSKHQTVALPRDGLDDQGLTKDFANSPLHRFKKPGSKNFQNIFPPSATLHLSNIPQDVTEDDLRLLFSNAGGTVKAFKFFQDRKMALIQMSTVEEAIQALIDLHNYNMGGNQHLRVSFSKSTI, encoded by the exons AGAGGATCAGATGAGCTGAGTATGTACAACAGTCCCAACTCTGGCATGAGCAGTAGCAGTG ATGGGGCTTCCAATGGCAGTGACAGTAAAAAGCTCAGGGTGGAGGAGGCCCCTCCGTCTCGTGTGCTCCACATCAGGAAGCTGCCCAACGAGGCCTCGGAGACAGAAGTCATCGCCCTTGGCTTGCCTTTTGGCAAAGTCACCAACATCCTCACACTAAAGGGAAAGAACCAG GCATTCTTGGAGATGGGGACAGAGGAGGCAGCCATCACTATGATTAACTACTACACCACAGTAACTCCTCATATCCGCAATATCCCCATCTTCATTCAGTACTCCAATCACAAGGAACTCAAAACCGATGCTGGAAATCAg CGGACCCAGGCAGTGCTGCAGGCAGTGTCAGCAGTCCAGTCGGGTGGCTCACCAAGCTCAGACGTTCAGGATGCCCTCGCAGCAGCCTCCAGTCCCGTGCTGCGCATCATCATCGACAACATGTTCTACCCAGTAACCCTGGATGTGCTGCAACAG ATTTTCTCCAAGTTTGGCACAGTTATGAAGATAATCACATTTACCAAGAACAATCAGTTCCAGGCCCTTCTACAGTTCAGTGATCCTGTTAACGCACAGCAAGCAAAACTG GCATTGGATGGTCAGAACATATACAACTCGTGCTGCACACTGCGTATCGACTTCTCCAAGTTGGTGAACCTAAATGTCAAGTACAACAATGATAAGAGTCGTGACTACACACGACCTGAGCTTCCCGCTGGGGACGGACAGCCCAGCCTCGACTCCACGGTGGCCGCTGCGTTCAGTAAAGATTCCAATTCTCTCCTCG GAGCCCTGAGCCCTCTGAGCGCTGcagcggcggctgctgctgctgcagggagggTGGCCCTGGCTGGACAGACAGGGTCCAGCGGGGTCCTGCTGGTCAGCAACCTCAACGAGGAG ATGGTTACGCCCCAAAGTCTGTTTACCCTCTTCG GAGTGTATGGTGATGTCCAGAGGGTAAAAATACTCTACAATAAGAAGGACAGCGCTCTCATTCAGATGTCAGACGCCAACCAGGCCCAGCTAG CAATGAGCCACCTGAACGGGCAAAAGGTGTATGGGAAGATCATCCGAGTGACCCTGTCCAAGCATCAGACGGTGGCGCTGCCCCGTGATGGCCTGGATGACCAGGGCCTGACGAAGGACTTTGCCAATTCTCCACTCCATCGCTTTAAGAAACCGGGATCCAAAAACTTCCAGAACATCTTTCCGCCCTCTGCCACCCTCCACCTCTCCAACATCCC ACAAGATGTGACGGAGGACGACCTGCGACTGCTCTTCTCCAACGCTGGAGGCACTGTGAAAGCATTCAAGTTTTTCCA GGATCGTAAAATGGCTTTGATTCAGATGTCAACAGTGGAGGAGGCCATCCAGGCTTTGATTGACCTTCACAACTACAACATGGGAGGCAACCAGCACCTGAGAGTGTCCTTCTCCAAATCCACCATTTGA